A window of Cryptomeria japonica chromosome 3, Sugi_1.0, whole genome shotgun sequence contains these coding sequences:
- the LOC131874051 gene encoding probable 2' cyclic ADP-D-ribose synthase BdTIR: MASSSSSYKSSSYGDCEKEASTVSRKIFDAFINHRGPDVKETVAFALYNSLEELGFWTFLDDQELQLGDSIESAIKKAIYSSSVQIAIFSPRYAESSWCLNELVDMLETKALFIPVFCDVKPYELRYPQKGVYAAAFAKHEEKGRFSNEKIH, from the coding sequence ATGGCGTCTTCCTCCTCATCGTACAAAAGTAGTTCTTACGGTGATTGCGAAAAGGAAGCGTCCACTGTATCAAGAAAAATATTTGATGCATTCATTAACCACCGAGGCCCTGACGTGAAAGAAACTGTGGCTTTTGCACTTTACAATTCACTCGAGGAATTGGGATTTTGGACCTTTCTAGATGATCAAGAATTACAACTGGGAGATTCAATTGAGTCTGCCATTAAAAAAGCCATATACTCTTCATCTGTGCAAATCGCCATCTTCTCCCCACGATATGCGGAGTCGTCTTGGTGTCTAAATGAGCTGGTTGACATGTTGGAAACCAAGGCTCTGTTTATTCCTGTATTTTGTGATGTCAAGCCTTATGAACTTCGTTACCCTCAAAAGGGGGTTTATGCAGCTGCATTCGCTAAGCATGAAGAAAAGGGGAGATTCAGCAACGAGAAGATTCACTAG
- the LOC131874601 gene encoding probable disease resistance protein At1g61300 → MACTSSSHKPSFSEFERKTFTVSYDAFINHRGPDTKATVAFAIYESLEERGFWTFLDDQELQPGDSIEPAIQNAIYSSSVQIAIFSPGYAESPWCLNELVDMLKTKALFIPVFCDVKPSDLRFPHKGAYAHAIAEHEGKGRFSKKMLQQWKGALRSSSLVSGYELSKFNDNVEELRTKITLAVQERVGKKGFPRYVEVAKHHIDLNADAEASTSRSAEVYKKSSLLRRDSHPVGIHSKVEDMLRFLQDPQVPVIAVVGMGGSGKTFLLQNVYSAFKSRFDNSIWLSISKSYAVKNLQHDIAFRIGLKSKVVDGAISQETAAELIHDRLQGKKTLIVLDDLWNLSVEDNLLYKLGLPTDKNCKVVVTTRNKEVARNSNARIYEMENLSDEDSWKLFCVHAFPGHEEYRAPTHLEEVGREIVKQCGNLPLAIKTTAASLAKASQLRKWESKRRQLERAVIPIGEHDPVMDILKLSYDSLPLHLKPCFAYLSFFPEDAEIDPEYLVYIWIGEGFVPAGEEQWDTALDWLDQLDQLCLLQLWEDRHRHHLQEYGRLKKYCKIHDLLHDLAIQISRENKCVFSLEEASTHTTGASGWCRILLAKKDRNANALSYCRPAYLRTLSMSENWNIKTIPENLFTAMRGLRVLDSSGTKILTLPASVGKMVLLKVLNLRDTKVYKVPECVRYLKSLLFLAMPFDLKYIPVWISELKSLHHLECECVHAMPKGISDMASLRTLRSAALKLSIEKDELMRLEDLAKMTQIQELRLCLKDEMELERMEEGILAQLIKMRRLRIRNMMMRATGYASTQLSEKMRTMRDLESLQLERFLVPGWICDLANLRELELTDCKCIYYPELQRMPNLVRLALYGNEWCKELPKAFGKSGGFPRLRFLIISSLPKLREFPKLEEGSMACLEEVRLLFCRNLKKVGEGLERLKRLKVFDYSGSGTDEVREALKEGGEYRYKIEAINSGVSIYTGI, encoded by the exons ATGGCGTGTACCTCCTCCTCTCACAAGCCTTCATTCAGTGAATTTGAAAGGAAAACATTCACTGTATCATATGATGCATTCATTAACCACCGAGGCCCTGACACGAAAGCTACTGTGGCTTTCGCAATTTATGAATCACTGGAAGAAAGGGGATTTTGGACATTTCTTGATGATCAAGAATTACAACCAGGAGATTCAATTGAGCCTGCCATACAAAATGCCATATACTCTTCCTCTGTGCAAATCGCCATCTTCTCACCAGGATATGCGGAGTCCCCTTGGTGTCTAAATGAGCTGGTTGATATGTTGAAAACCAAGGCTCTGTTTATTCCTGTATTTTGTGATGTGAAGCCTTCTGATCTTCGCTTTCCTCACAAGGGAGCTTATGCACATGCAATCGCTGAACATGAAGGAAAGGGGAGATTCAGCAAGAAGATGCTTCAACAGTGGAAAGGAGCCCTCCGCTCTTCTTCACTGGTCTCTGGCTACGAATTGAGCAAATTTAACGA TAATGTCGAGGAGCTGCGTACAAAGATTACCTTGGCTGTGCAAGAAAGGGTTGGAAAGAAGGGCTTCCCAAGATATGTGGAAGTTGCAaaacatcatatagatcttaatgCAGACGCAGAGGCGTCAACGAGTAGGTCGGCAGAGGTGTACAAGAAATCTAGCCTTCTGCGCAGAGATTCACATCCAGTGGGGATACATTCCAAAGTTGAAGACATGCTCAGGTTCCTACAAGATCCACAAGTTCCAGTTATAGCCGTCGTTGGTATGGGCGGCTCGGGAAAGACATTTCTTCTCCAAAATGTCTACAGTGCCTTTAAATCCAGGTTTGACAATTCTATTTGGCTCTCTATTTCCAAATCATATGCAGTCAAGAATTTGCAACATGATATAGCCTTCCGCATAGGGTTAAAAAGTAAAGTTGTGGATGGTGCCATATCTCAAGAGACAGCGGCTGAATTAATTCATGACCGTCTCCAAGGGAAAAAAACTCTTATCGTGCTAGATGATCTGTGGAATTTGTCAGTAGAAGATAATCTCTTATATAAACTTGGTCTGCCAACTGATAAAAATTGTAAAGTTGTGGTGACCACAAGAAATAAGGAGGTTGCTCGAAATTCAAATGCTCGTATTTATGAGATGGAAAATTTGTCGGATGAAGACAGTTGGAAGCTGTTCTGTGTCCACGCATTTCCGGGTCATGAAGAATACAGAGCGCCAACGCACTTGGAAGAGGTGGGTCGTGAGATAGTAAAGCAATGTGGAAACTTGCCTCTGGCTATCAAAACGACAGCAGCATCTCTGGCTAAGGCCAGTCAGCTTAGAAAATGGGAGTCCAAGCGCCGTCAGCTTGAAAGGGCAGTTATTCCCATTGGGGAGCATGACCCTGTGATGGATATATTAAAATTGAGTTACGATTCCTTGCCTCTACATCTTAAACCCTGTTTTGCTTATCTTTCTTTCTTCCCTGAGGATGCGGAGATAGACCCTGAATATCTGGTATATATATGGATAGGAGAGGGTTTCGTCCCAGCAGGAGAGGAGCAGTGGGATACGGCGCTGGATTGGTTAGATCAACTTGACCAGCTGTGTCTGCTTCAACTATGGGAAGATCGACACCGTCATCATCTGCAAGAATATGGACGGTTAAAGAAATATTGTAAAATTCATGATCTGTTGCATGATTTGGCCATACAGATATCGAGAGAAAACAAATGTGTTTTTTCTCTTGAAGAAGCCTCCACACATACTACTGGTGCCTCTGGCTGGTGTCGGATTTTACTAGCCAAGAAAGATAGAAATGCAAATGCCCTCTCATATTGCCGTCCAGCATATCTCCGTACACTCTCAATGTCTGAGAATTGGAACATTAAAACCATTCCAGAAAACTTGTTTACCGCAATGAGAGGACTGCGCGTTCTGGATTCAAGCGGCACAAAGATTTTAACATTGCCTGCGTCTGTTGGAAAGATGGTACTTCTGAAGGTCCTGAATTTAAGGGACACAAAGGTATATAAGGTACCGGAGTGTGTGAGATATCTGAAAagtctcttgtttcttgcaatgccCTTTGATCTTAAGTACATACCAGTATGGATAAGTGAACTTAAGAGTCTTCATCATTTAGAATGCGAATGTGTTCATGCCATGCCGAAGGGAATATCAGATATGGCCTCTTTGAGAACACTCAGATCAGCAGCCTTGAAGCTCTCCATAGAAAAGGACGAATTGATGAGGTTGGAGGATTTGGCCAAGATGACTCAGATTCAGGAATTACGTTTATGTCTTAAGGACGAGATGGAGTTGGAGAGGATGGAAGAAGGGATTCTTGCGCAGCTCATCAAGATGCGTCGTCTACGTATCAGGAATATGATGATGAGAGCAACTGGGTATGCGAGTACGCAGCTTTCAGAGAAAATGAGAACAATGAGAGATCTGGAAAGTCTTCAATTAGAGCGCTTCTTAGTGCCAGGTTGGATATGTGATTTGGCAAATCTGAGGGAATTGGAATTGACAGATTGTAAGTGTATATATTATCCGGAATTGCAAAGAATGCCCAATCTAGTGAGGTTGGCGTTGTATGGGAATGAATGGTGCAAAGAATTGCCAAAGGCGTTTGGAAAGTCGGGAGGGTTTCCACGCCTCCGCTTTTTAATAATTAGCTCTCTTCCAAAATTACGGGAGTTCCCAAAATTGGAGGAGGGGTCAATGGCATGTCTTGAGGAGGTTCGTCTACTATTTTGTCGGAATTTGAAGAAAGTGGGAGAGGGATTGGAGCGATTGAAAAGATTGAAGGTATTCGATTACAGTGGTTCAGGGACAGATgaagtaagagaggcattaaaggaagGCGGAGAATATAGGTATAAAATCGAAGCCATTAATTCCGGTGTAAGTATTTACACCGGCATATGA